One part of the Phragmites australis chromosome 3, lpPhrAust1.1, whole genome shotgun sequence genome encodes these proteins:
- the LOC133912876 gene encoding jasmonate-induced oxygenase 2: MGGLSMDQAFVQSPEHRPKPTVIEATGIPVIDLSPLAAGDAAGVDALAAEVAAASRDWGFFVVVGHGVPAEAVARAAEAQRALFALPAESKAAVRRSEAAPLGYYESEHTKNVRDWKEVFDLVPREPPPPAAEADGELVLENKWPQDLPGFREALEEYAKAMEELAFKLLELIARSLNLKPDRLFGFFKDQTTFLRLNHYPPCPSPDLALGVGRHKDAGALTILYQDDVGGLDVRRRSDGEWVRVKPVPNSFIINVGDLIQVWSNDRYESAEHRVSVNSAKERFSMPYFFNPASYTMVEPLEELVTEENPSRYNAYNWGDFFSTRKNSNFKKLDVENIQTAHFKKALAA; encoded by the exons ATGGGCGGCCTCTCGATGGACCAGGCCTTCGTGCAGTCCCCCGAGCACCGCCCCAAGCCGACCGTCATCGAGGCCACAGGCATCCCGGTCATCGACCTGTCCCCTCTTGCCGCCGGCGACGCGGCGGGTGTGGACGCGCTGGCCGCCGAGGTGGCCGCGGCGAGCCGGGACTGGGGCTTCTTCGTGGTCGTGGGCCACGGCGTGCCGGCGGAGGCAGTGGCGCGGGCGGCGGAGGCGCAGCGCGCGCTCTTCGCGCTGCCGGCTGAGAGCAAGGCGGCTGTGCGGAGGAGCGAGGCGGCGCCGCTCGGGTACTACGAGTCGGAGCACACCAAGAACGTCAGGGACTGGAAGGAGGTGTTCGACCTCGTCCCGcgcgagccgccgccgccggccgccgagGCAGACGGCGAGCTCGTGTTAGAGAACAAGTGGCCCCAGGACCTGCCGGGATTCAG AGAAGCGCTGGAGGAGTACGCAAAGGCGATGGAAGAGCTGGCGTTCAAGCTGCTGGAGCTGATCGCCCGGAGCCTGAACCTGAAGCCCGACCGGCTGTTCGGCTTCTTCAAGGACCAGACCACGTTCCTTCGGCTGAATCACTACCCTCCCTGCCCGAGCCCCGATCTCGCCCTCGGCGTCGGCCGCCACAAGGATGCCGGCGCCCTGACGATTCTGTACCAGGACGACGTTGGTGGCCTCGACGTCCGGCGGCGATCCGATGGCGAGTGGGTTCGTGTTAAGCCTGTTCCCAACTCGTTCATCATCAATGTTGGCGACCTCATTCAG GTCTGGAGCAACGACAGGTATGAGAGCGCGGAGCACCGGGTGTCGGTGAACTCGGCGAAGGAGAGGTTCTCCATGCCCTACTTCTTCAACCCGGCTAGCTACACCATGGTGGAGCCGCTCGAGGAGCTGGTGACCGAGGAGAACCCGTCCAGGTACAACGCGTACAACTGGGGCGACTTCTTCAGCACCAGGAAGAACAGCAACTTCAAGAAGCTGGACGTGGAGAACATCCAGACCGCGCATTTCAAGAAGGCTCTCGCCGCCTAG